One segment of Rhodopirellula baltica SH 1 DNA contains the following:
- the ybeY gene encoding rRNA maturation RNase YbeY: MEQPSTNLTADVLIDEEAEPDLSIWFGCLETARTELAQAAIAAAAVEGCDRGSVGVRICDDATIHPINREFLQHDYPTDVISFPYELEPPMVEGELVASFETAIENASEPSNPLSPREELLLYVVHGTLHIVGHDDQSPEPRAAMRRAEIAAMKLIGIELPLSNDEDSAPEQDDSFDDDASDSSGGIMSGGVS; the protein is encoded by the coding sequence ATGGAACAGCCTTCAACCAACTTGACCGCGGATGTTCTCATCGATGAGGAAGCGGAACCTGACTTATCGATCTGGTTTGGTTGCCTCGAAACCGCACGCACCGAACTTGCCCAAGCGGCGATTGCTGCTGCGGCAGTCGAAGGATGTGATCGCGGTTCAGTCGGAGTTCGGATTTGCGACGATGCGACGATCCATCCCATCAATCGCGAATTTTTGCAGCATGATTACCCGACCGACGTGATCAGTTTCCCGTACGAGTTGGAACCTCCGATGGTCGAAGGCGAGCTCGTCGCCAGCTTTGAAACAGCGATTGAAAACGCCAGCGAACCGAGCAATCCGTTGTCGCCACGCGAAGAGTTGTTGCTCTACGTTGTTCATGGAACGTTGCACATTGTCGGTCATGATGATCAGTCACCCGAACCTCGCGCCGCGATGCGACGAGCAGAAATTGCCGCGATGAAACTGATTGGGATCGAATTGCCGCTGAGCAACGACGAGGACTCGGCACCAGAACAAGATGACTCGTTCGATGATGACGCGAGTGATTCCTCCGGTGGGATCATGAGTGGAGGCGTGTCATGA
- a CDS encoding HD family phosphohydrolase — protein sequence MSGASKSGTTKGKQRAGKERIESLGIPKSKWATWWDRKDKAEWSLRVGMTLIAACTILVLCFTWKPAFSYRSGAIPARDLISRVDFQVADAIATGDLKERRRREVMTLYRNSPQRLEQLRAALKNRLFLVLGAANYEQLGKEERSALTEFYEGSETAPDGESPAERFALLKRVFSKDKDLATLEAAVDSAMLKLYKNGILQAPQHPPEKGSQRMIRVFTGDQTDEAVPVELSKVIIAEAGNQLVKELRDQFRSRFPGDEGLIAADMIGDWLRTRLPEFETLKYDDEASQKVRDQAAAAVEDVMMTFYAGQTKLADAGKPLTGRELGLLRSEWSKLVESMRWGDRVARVAAYAGMIAALYLLCGSYIWFVDDRSLLLDRNKLVKLLALMVVTIVLAYHASRDAWRAELVPLVLASITAAVVYGRELAILLLASVCLSVILLLGADIPNLVVVTAACTTCTLLTGRIRSRTHLVTVGLISATITMFTVVGVGIVTGQTLSSGAPGGNLEGMLSGGSLNHVVNGLVAEAGWAGVCILFSSLAMTGLLPLVEKAFGVQTDLSLLELGDASHPLLRRLAQRAPGTYNHSINVASIAEAAADAIGANGLLVRVGAYFHDIGKMFKPEYFIENQSAGINQHDSLQPAMSTLVIIAHVKDGADLARNHHLPEPIIDFILQHHGTTLVEYFYREAAKRSEEDPNREAVSDKDFRYPGPKPQTLEAAVLMLADTVESASRTLVDPTPARIQGLVDAIAQKKVADGQFDDCGITFAQLHRVRQSLVKSLTAIYHARVKYPGQQSA from the coding sequence ATGAGCGGTGCGAGCAAAAGCGGGACGACCAAAGGCAAACAACGTGCGGGCAAAGAACGCATCGAGTCGCTAGGGATCCCGAAGTCCAAATGGGCGACTTGGTGGGACCGCAAAGACAAAGCGGAGTGGTCGCTTCGCGTCGGAATGACGCTGATCGCCGCGTGTACGATTCTGGTCCTGTGTTTCACTTGGAAACCAGCGTTCAGTTACCGAAGCGGTGCGATCCCGGCGCGGGATTTAATTTCGCGAGTGGACTTTCAAGTCGCCGACGCGATTGCGACGGGTGATTTGAAAGAACGTCGCCGTCGTGAAGTGATGACGCTGTACCGGAATTCGCCACAGCGGTTGGAGCAGTTGCGTGCGGCACTGAAAAACCGATTGTTCCTGGTTCTTGGTGCGGCCAACTATGAGCAGCTTGGCAAAGAAGAACGATCCGCTCTGACCGAATTCTATGAGGGCAGCGAGACCGCGCCCGACGGCGAATCACCCGCCGAAAGATTCGCGTTGCTCAAGCGAGTCTTCAGCAAAGACAAGGACTTGGCGACTTTGGAAGCTGCGGTCGATTCCGCAATGCTGAAGCTCTACAAAAACGGCATCCTTCAAGCCCCGCAGCACCCGCCCGAAAAAGGTTCGCAGCGGATGATTCGTGTCTTCACCGGTGACCAAACCGATGAAGCCGTGCCAGTGGAATTGTCAAAAGTCATCATCGCCGAAGCCGGCAATCAATTGGTCAAAGAACTCCGCGACCAATTCCGTTCGCGTTTTCCCGGCGACGAAGGTTTGATCGCTGCGGACATGATCGGTGACTGGTTACGAACTCGGTTGCCGGAATTTGAGACGCTGAAATACGACGACGAAGCCAGCCAAAAGGTTCGCGATCAAGCGGCCGCTGCGGTCGAAGACGTGATGATGACTTTCTATGCGGGCCAAACGAAATTGGCTGACGCGGGCAAACCGCTGACCGGACGCGAATTGGGGCTGCTTCGAAGTGAGTGGTCCAAGTTGGTCGAATCGATGCGTTGGGGCGACCGAGTCGCTCGCGTCGCGGCCTACGCCGGAATGATTGCCGCGTTGTATTTGCTGTGCGGTTCCTATATCTGGTTCGTCGATGATCGTTCGTTGCTGTTGGATCGCAACAAGCTCGTCAAGCTGCTCGCGTTGATGGTGGTCACGATTGTTTTGGCTTATCACGCGTCACGAGATGCGTGGCGAGCCGAGCTGGTACCACTTGTTTTGGCATCGATCACCGCCGCGGTGGTCTACGGTCGCGAACTCGCGATTCTGTTGCTGGCGTCGGTCTGTTTGTCCGTCATTCTTTTGCTCGGAGCGGACATTCCGAACTTGGTCGTCGTGACGGCGGCCTGCACCACGTGCACCTTGTTGACGGGCCGCATTCGTTCGCGAACTCACTTGGTCACGGTTGGTTTGATCTCAGCAACGATCACCATGTTCACGGTCGTGGGCGTTGGAATCGTGACCGGACAAACGCTTTCGTCTGGTGCACCGGGCGGAAACTTGGAAGGAATGCTGAGCGGCGGATCTTTGAATCACGTCGTCAACGGCTTGGTTGCCGAAGCCGGCTGGGCGGGCGTTTGCATTTTGTTCTCGTCCTTGGCGATGACCGGCTTGCTGCCTCTGGTCGAGAAAGCGTTTGGTGTGCAGACCGACCTCAGTTTGTTGGAGCTCGGGGATGCATCGCATCCGTTGCTGCGCCGTTTGGCTCAGCGTGCACCGGGGACTTACAACCACTCGATCAACGTTGCGTCGATCGCCGAAGCCGCGGCGGATGCGATCGGAGCAAACGGTTTGCTGGTTCGCGTGGGAGCGTACTTCCACGACATCGGCAAGATGTTCAAACCGGAATACTTCATCGAGAATCAATCGGCGGGAATCAACCAGCACGATTCGTTGCAGCCCGCGATGAGCACATTGGTCATCATCGCGCACGTGAAAGACGGAGCCGATTTGGCTCGCAATCACCACTTGCCTGAACCGATCATCGATTTCATTCTTCAGCATCATGGCACAACGCTGGTTGAATACTTCTATCGCGAAGCCGCTAAACGCAGCGAAGAAGATCCCAATCGTGAAGCGGTTAGCGACAAAGATTTTCGTTATCCGGGGCCAAAGCCGCAAACGTTGGAAGCGGCCGTTTTGATGTTAGCGGACACGGTTGAGAGTGCGTCGAGAACGTTGGTCGATCCGACGCCTGCTCGAATTCAAGGGTTGGTCGACGCGATCGCTCAAAAGAAGGTCGCCGATGGTCAGTTTGATGACTGCGGGATCACCTTTGCTCAGTTGCATCGTGTCCGACAAAGTTTGGTGAAGTCGCTGACGGCGATTTATCACGCACGCGTGAAGTATCCTGGACAACAATCGGCGTGA
- a CDS encoding PhoH family protein produces the protein MSVQSAMNEATLSTAGPNEVLTLFGPRDQHVRKLRRLFGVDITHRAGKIRVAGEETGVGAAMRTLEKLRLLCRKKGSLSIGDIETAAAEEGAKIENGRPPTPSGEAINLQNAGRKIAPRTPGQARYVEAIRQNDLTIATGPAGCGKTYLAVATAVEALRNESIKKIVLVRPAVEAGESLGFLPGDLRAKLNPYLRPLLDALGEMVDYDQARALMEQDVIEIVPLAYMRGRTLNDAFIILDEAQNTTVAQMKMFLTRMGERSKMVVSGDATQLDLPRGVRSGLHDALYRLSSIKGIAQIRLGAADIVRHRLVQQIVAAYEADSEKSDSDGSATERSDEGLTEANAGDSEALTKSQDRTSSDSAASSSESEPITNSDSETQPSE, from the coding sequence ATGTCGGTCCAATCTGCAATGAACGAAGCCACGCTGTCGACAGCGGGTCCCAATGAAGTCCTGACGTTGTTCGGTCCTCGCGATCAACACGTGCGCAAGCTGCGACGGCTGTTTGGCGTCGACATCACGCATCGAGCTGGGAAAATCCGCGTCGCCGGAGAAGAGACTGGCGTCGGTGCCGCGATGCGCACGCTGGAAAAACTGCGTTTGCTGTGCCGCAAGAAAGGCTCGCTCAGCATCGGCGATATCGAGACCGCGGCGGCGGAAGAAGGTGCCAAGATCGAAAACGGTCGGCCACCGACGCCGAGTGGCGAAGCGATCAACTTACAAAACGCGGGTCGCAAAATCGCACCGCGAACTCCCGGACAAGCTCGCTACGTCGAAGCTATCCGGCAAAACGATTTAACAATCGCAACGGGGCCGGCAGGTTGCGGCAAGACTTATTTGGCCGTGGCCACCGCGGTCGAGGCTTTGCGAAACGAATCCATCAAGAAGATCGTGCTGGTTCGGCCAGCCGTGGAAGCTGGCGAAAGCCTTGGTTTTTTGCCGGGTGATTTGCGAGCCAAGCTGAATCCTTACCTGCGCCCGCTGCTCGATGCACTCGGCGAAATGGTTGACTATGACCAAGCTCGTGCATTGATGGAACAAGATGTCATCGAAATCGTTCCCTTGGCGTACATGCGAGGTCGGACATTGAACGATGCGTTCATCATCTTGGACGAAGCTCAAAACACGACTGTTGCACAAATGAAGATGTTCCTGACCCGAATGGGTGAACGGAGCAAGATGGTGGTCAGTGGCGACGCAACGCAGCTCGATTTGCCGCGTGGCGTTCGCAGTGGACTTCATGACGCGTTGTACCGACTCAGCAGCATCAAGGGGATCGCACAGATTCGCCTCGGAGCCGCCGATATCGTGCGTCACCGTTTGGTTCAGCAGATCGTTGCAGCGTATGAAGCTGATTCGGAAAAGTCGGACTCAGACGGCTCCGCAACGGAACGATCAGACGAAGGTTTGACCGAAGCCAATGCAGGTGATTCAGAGGCGCTCACCAAATCGCAGGATCGAACCTCCAGCGATTCGGCAGCGTCCAGCTCGGAATCCGAGCCGATCACGAACTCTGATTCGGAGACTCAACCGAGCGAATGA
- a CDS encoding phosphatidate cytidylyltransferase — protein sequence MTDNFESDFSQGSHSLLIDRLRSAAVLIAIALGCLFVDAKFSTAGTEGLLLVPLLLFFALGTTWDVTSLLMSSGRDVWRAGCMIAVGAISLGPAIPALVNAASQLSGGAIGAYPRDCPIGQLGWVITMAIASVFALLIREMRSYVAVVPEQLDASTAKVDSVVLPASSSIDRTMRAAFVSLYVGLPMSLLFAIRGLGSDISTSWGLAALLTMIATTKSADAGAYFAGKTFGRHKLIPRLSPGKTWEGAVGGVVMSTLVAMACLRWLFPALVSDAIPLSSLPSTSWAFIFGPALAITGMVGDLAESMFKRDCGAKDSGNWLPGLGGVWDVTDSLIAAILPAFLCLAAAA from the coding sequence TTGACGGACAATTTTGAATCTGACTTTTCGCAAGGATCCCATTCATTGTTGATCGACCGGCTTCGCAGCGCAGCGGTGTTGATTGCGATCGCATTGGGATGCTTGTTCGTTGACGCGAAATTCAGCACCGCCGGAACGGAAGGTTTGCTTCTTGTTCCGTTGTTGCTTTTTTTCGCACTGGGAACGACCTGGGATGTCACCTCGTTGTTGATGTCGTCTGGTCGAGATGTTTGGCGAGCCGGGTGCATGATCGCCGTTGGTGCGATCAGTCTTGGCCCCGCCATTCCGGCGCTGGTCAATGCGGCGTCGCAGCTCAGCGGTGGTGCGATAGGTGCCTACCCAAGGGATTGCCCCATCGGACAATTGGGTTGGGTGATCACCATGGCGATTGCTTCGGTGTTTGCGTTGCTCATTCGCGAAATGCGGTCTTACGTTGCGGTAGTTCCTGAGCAGTTGGATGCCTCGACCGCGAAGGTGGACTCCGTTGTGTTACCGGCTTCCAGCAGTATTGACCGAACCATGCGGGCGGCGTTTGTCTCCCTGTACGTCGGGTTGCCAATGAGTTTGCTTTTCGCAATTCGGGGTTTGGGAAGCGACATCAGCACGTCTTGGGGATTGGCTGCGTTGCTGACGATGATCGCGACGACCAAGTCTGCCGATGCGGGGGCGTACTTCGCCGGCAAAACGTTTGGTCGTCACAAGCTGATCCCGCGACTGAGTCCAGGAAAGACTTGGGAGGGAGCGGTTGGCGGTGTCGTGATGTCGACATTGGTGGCGATGGCTTGTTTGCGGTGGTTGTTTCCAGCGTTGGTTTCCGACGCGATTCCGTTGAGTTCGCTGCCGTCGACCAGTTGGGCGTTCATCTTTGGCCCGGCCCTTGCAATCACCGGAATGGTCGGTGATTTGGCGGAATCGATGTTCAAACGAGACTGTGGGGCAAAAGATTCCGGAAATTGGCTTCCCGGTTTGGGGGGAGTCTGGGATGTGACGGATTCGTTGATTGCTGCGATTTTGCCGGCTTTTCTTTGTTTAGCGGCCGCGGCATGA
- the tpx gene encoding thiol peroxidase gives MSQSGVITFKGNPMTLAGSELAVGQAAPDFSLHYAHEGLKELKLADLKGKPSMISIVPSLDTPTCATQTKKFNEQLGELGDKINAVTVSRDLPFAQARFCGAENVQMRTASDYQTHAFGEDYGVEIEELKLLSRAVIVLDADGKVVYKQIVSEVTEEPNYDGALQALKDLVG, from the coding sequence ATGAGTCAAAGTGGTGTGATCACGTTCAAAGGCAATCCGATGACTCTCGCTGGCAGCGAATTGGCCGTCGGTCAGGCAGCTCCGGATTTCAGCCTGCACTACGCCCACGAAGGTTTGAAGGAATTGAAGTTGGCCGATCTGAAGGGAAAACCTTCGATGATCAGCATCGTGCCCAGCTTGGACACGCCAACTTGCGCGACTCAAACGAAGAAGTTCAACGAGCAGTTGGGCGAATTGGGCGACAAGATCAACGCCGTGACGGTCAGCCGCGATTTGCCATTTGCTCAAGCACGTTTCTGCGGTGCAGAAAACGTTCAAATGCGAACCGCCAGCGATTACCAAACCCACGCATTCGGTGAAGACTACGGAGTCGAAATCGAAGAGCTGAAGTTGCTGAGTCGTGCCGTCATCGTTTTGGATGCCGACGGAAAGGTTGTTTACAAGCAAATCGTGTCCGAAGTCACCGAAGAACCAAACTACGACGGAGCCCTGCAGGCTCTGAAAGATTTGGTTGGCTAG
- the recO gene encoding DNA repair protein RecO — protein sequence MTNQSTMAIVLRTVDFSETSLIVTLLTKDLGRISALAKGARRLKGPFEGSLDLLSVCAITLIDKPGDTLDLLTESKLRRRFRGAQRSLERLHAGYYIAEMLRLLVDDDDPHRELFDMTLSAMGMIDGEGHVAKTLLAFDAQCLRLLGHSPATQRCTVCGRDAERSRRRASFSLVGGGVVCENCRPSQSHLMTASWDALDALRELASEPELPPSTIDADTDNPSQPPSTAFPIGRLFPAMTPAIYRDLRGLLNRTLESLVGQTPRMQPFLPDKLDSL from the coding sequence ATGACCAATCAATCCACCATGGCGATCGTCCTGCGAACGGTGGACTTCAGCGAAACCAGCCTGATTGTGACGTTGTTGACCAAGGACCTGGGCCGAATCTCGGCGCTGGCCAAGGGAGCTCGCCGACTCAAGGGACCGTTCGAAGGCTCGCTGGATCTGCTATCCGTTTGCGCGATCACTCTGATCGATAAACCAGGCGATACGCTGGATTTGCTGACCGAATCCAAACTTCGCCGACGTTTTCGCGGGGCCCAACGATCTTTGGAACGTCTGCATGCCGGTTACTACATCGCGGAAATGCTTCGGCTGCTGGTCGACGACGATGACCCGCACCGCGAATTGTTCGATATGACGCTGTCGGCGATGGGGATGATCGATGGCGAGGGCCATGTCGCAAAAACGCTGTTGGCGTTTGACGCACAATGCTTGCGGTTGCTGGGACATTCACCCGCGACACAGCGGTGCACCGTCTGCGGTCGCGACGCCGAACGCAGCCGCCGTCGAGCCTCATTTTCACTGGTCGGTGGCGGTGTTGTCTGTGAAAACTGCCGTCCGTCTCAAAGTCACCTGATGACAGCCAGCTGGGATGCGTTGGACGCACTACGTGAACTGGCCAGCGAGCCAGAATTGCCGCCATCCACCATCGACGCGGACACGGACAATCCCAGCCAACCCCCGTCGACCGCCTTTCCGATCGGACGCCTGTTTCCCGCGATGACTCCTGCAATCTACCGAGACCTTCGGGGATTGCTCAATCGCACGCTGGAATCGCTGGTCGGACAGACGCCTCGAATGCAACCATTCCTGCCTGACAAGCTTGATTCGCTCTAG
- a CDS encoding tetratricopeptide repeat protein, with product MLVTDSLYAQSGFWDSTKDTTDRAMRFLTMREQPNAERARDLYQEADQLFRGAASRFNQTERDGEAEGTEKKDFARAAKLFARAADAQPGTALAQDAMFMQAESLFFSDQLPDAADVYERLNKEFPNNRHVDQAAARAFAISQYWIDTEVATQDDWFKFNLFDASRPRLDAEGHAVRVLDQIRYDNPTGRLADDATMAAAVEYMRQGDFETADEFLTDLRETFPESDHFFNAHLMGIRCKLEVFAGPKYSGLMLEEADKLVRQTRERFPDRLRDPETSEMVARAAAEVAYRRAEKLNDRAIYREKRSEYGAARLHYQMILRDYPSTPFADRARQRLEAITSYPDVPAERVSATLLKRIFPDSRRSSPLETKFNSPTGERSESIYR from the coding sequence GTGCTGGTGACTGATTCGCTGTATGCCCAATCGGGTTTTTGGGATTCCACCAAAGACACCACCGACCGTGCCATGCGGTTCCTCACGATGCGTGAGCAACCCAATGCGGAACGAGCCCGCGATTTGTACCAGGAAGCCGACCAATTGTTCCGTGGCGCCGCCTCTCGCTTCAACCAAACCGAACGTGATGGCGAAGCCGAGGGCACGGAAAAGAAAGACTTTGCTCGCGCCGCCAAATTGTTTGCTCGAGCCGCCGACGCACAACCGGGCACCGCACTCGCTCAGGACGCGATGTTCATGCAAGCGGAAAGCCTGTTCTTTTCCGATCAATTGCCAGACGCAGCGGACGTTTACGAACGCCTGAACAAAGAATTCCCGAATAACCGTCACGTTGACCAGGCCGCCGCTCGAGCCTTTGCGATCTCTCAGTACTGGATCGACACGGAAGTCGCGACCCAAGACGACTGGTTCAAATTCAACCTCTTCGACGCCAGCCGACCGCGACTGGACGCCGAAGGCCACGCCGTTCGCGTGCTGGACCAAATTCGCTACGACAACCCGACGGGCCGTCTGGCCGACGACGCGACGATGGCCGCTGCGGTGGAATACATGCGACAAGGCGATTTCGAAACCGCCGACGAATTCCTGACCGACCTTCGCGAAACGTTTCCCGAAAGCGACCACTTTTTCAACGCTCACCTGATGGGCATCCGCTGCAAACTCGAAGTTTTCGCGGGCCCCAAATACAGTGGCTTGATGCTGGAAGAGGCTGACAAGCTCGTCCGCCAAACCCGCGAACGTTTTCCTGACCGCTTACGAGATCCTGAGACGTCCGAAATGGTCGCCCGCGCGGCCGCTGAAGTCGCCTACCGCCGAGCAGAAAAACTGAACGACCGAGCGATCTATCGGGAGAAACGCTCCGAATACGGAGCCGCTCGTTTGCACTACCAAATGATTCTGCGTGACTACCCCAGCACACCGTTTGCCGACCGTGCTCGCCAGCGACTCGAAGCCATCACCAGCTATCCCGATGTGCCCGCCGAACGCGTTTCAGCCACATTGCTGAAACGAATCTTCCCGGACAGCCGACGTTCATCGCCATTGGAAACCAAGTTCAACTCACCGACCGGCGAACGCAGCGAGTCGATTTACCGATGA
- the lptE gene encoding LPS assembly lipoprotein LptE → MSFRTQRRHSTALLSLFVTIVAGCLIGCAPYQLGNAALFPQNIRTVHVPIIRNATFREDLGVRLTEALTKEIELRTPYKVTADPLADTVLRCEVIDETKRVLTENDADYVRALDAAIQVRASWSDRQGRLLMKNSIVPTDDLTILFSQDERFVPEAGQSIDMATQKALEDLANRIVSQMEARW, encoded by the coding sequence ATGAGCTTTCGAACGCAACGCCGGCACTCGACCGCCCTGCTCAGCCTATTCGTGACAATCGTTGCGGGATGCCTGATCGGATGCGCGCCGTACCAACTCGGCAATGCCGCTTTGTTCCCCCAAAACATTCGCACGGTTCACGTGCCCATCATTCGCAACGCAACGTTTCGCGAAGACCTGGGCGTTCGCCTGACCGAGGCGCTCACGAAAGAGATTGAACTGCGAACGCCTTACAAGGTCACCGCCGATCCACTTGCTGACACCGTGCTGCGATGCGAAGTCATCGACGAAACCAAACGCGTGCTCACCGAGAACGACGCCGATTACGTGCGAGCCCTCGACGCTGCGATCCAGGTCCGAGCTTCTTGGTCAGACCGACAAGGTCGCCTGCTGATGAAGAACTCAATCGTGCCCACCGATGACCTAACCATCTTGTTCAGCCAAGACGAACGATTCGTCCCCGAGGCCGGCCAATCAATCGATATGGCAACTCAAAAAGCACTCGAGGACCTGGCGAACCGAATCGTCAGCCAAATGGAAGCTCGCTGGTAA
- a CDS encoding AEC family transporter: protein MLMDPEAFAVIISSVLGVFLVMGVGALCRIQHWLTHQADVSLAKLTAKVLLPCLFLDRILGDSTLDSLASAWLPPLLGFTITTFGFLAAWYVAKTIGPYVGLKTDAQQRAFALCAGICNYGYIPLPLAQITYPNAEVEMILHNVGVDISLWSVGVAIVTGSNGKKRPKDQQSAWRRNWERVSPVATSAPLIAVIVALSIRATGAETLIPTSVMRSVGLLASSSIPLGLLLSGAILVDFLRAADWSGSAPVIGLAVGFRQLFMPIVMLGIASVTVTATDLKQVLLLEAAMPSAVFPIVLTRLYEGDTATALRVVLSTSLLGIVLIPVWMAIGAWWLAV from the coding sequence ATGTTGATGGACCCGGAAGCTTTCGCCGTCATCATCAGCAGCGTGTTGGGGGTCTTTCTCGTCATGGGCGTCGGTGCGTTGTGCCGGATTCAGCATTGGCTGACGCACCAGGCCGACGTTTCGCTGGCCAAGTTGACCGCGAAAGTGCTGCTACCTTGTTTGTTTCTGGACCGGATTTTGGGCGATTCGACATTGGATTCGCTCGCGTCCGCGTGGCTGCCACCGCTGCTTGGGTTCACCATCACCACCTTTGGATTTCTGGCAGCTTGGTATGTCGCCAAGACGATCGGTCCATACGTTGGTCTGAAAACGGATGCTCAGCAACGTGCGTTTGCCCTTTGTGCCGGGATCTGCAATTACGGGTACATCCCATTGCCGCTGGCCCAGATCACTTATCCGAACGCGGAAGTCGAGATGATTTTGCACAACGTCGGCGTCGACATTTCGCTTTGGAGCGTCGGTGTGGCGATCGTGACCGGCAGCAACGGCAAGAAGCGTCCGAAGGATCAGCAGAGTGCTTGGCGTCGAAATTGGGAGCGAGTCAGCCCGGTCGCAACCAGTGCTCCTTTGATCGCGGTTATCGTCGCATTGTCGATTCGTGCAACGGGAGCGGAAACCTTGATTCCAACTTCGGTGATGCGATCGGTCGGGTTGTTGGCGTCCAGTTCCATTCCGCTGGGGCTGTTGCTCAGCGGAGCGATCCTGGTCGACTTCTTGCGAGCAGCGGACTGGAGCGGTTCCGCGCCGGTGATCGGGTTGGCGGTCGGATTCCGCCAGTTGTTCATGCCGATCGTGATGCTAGGGATCGCATCGGTGACGGTGACCGCGACGGATTTGAAGCAAGTGCTGTTGTTGGAAGCAGCGATGCCGTCGGCTGTGTTCCCGATTGTTTTGACAAGGCTGTACGAAGGCGACACGGCGACGGCTCTTCGGGTGGTCTTGTCGACTTCTTTGCTGGGGATTGTTTTGATCCCGGTGTGGATGGCGATCGGGGCGTGGTGGCTGGCCGTTTGA